From one Bacillus sp. Marseille-P3661 genomic stretch:
- a CDS encoding TatD family hydrolase: MLFDTHVHLNARQYEEDLDEVISRAQADGVTNMVVVGFDRETINGAIKIAESYDFIYAAVGWHPVDAIDMKEEDLEWIESLCSHPKVVAVGEMGLDYYWDKSPKEIQKEVFRKQINIAKKVKLPIIIHNREATLDIVEILKEENAKEVGGIMHCFSGSTETAQECINMNFYISFGGPVTFKNAKKPKEVVTKIPLDKLLIETDCPFLTPHPHRGQRNEPAFVRLVAEQVAELKGISFEEVAQKTTENAKKLFQIT; encoded by the coding sequence ATGTTATTTGATACACATGTGCATCTCAATGCAAGACAATACGAAGAGGATCTAGATGAGGTTATCAGCCGTGCTCAAGCAGACGGTGTCACCAATATGGTAGTTGTAGGTTTTGATCGTGAAACGATAAATGGAGCAATTAAAATAGCAGAAAGCTATGATTTCATATACGCAGCCGTTGGCTGGCATCCAGTTGACGCAATTGATATGAAAGAAGAAGATTTAGAGTGGATTGAAAGTTTATGCAGCCATCCAAAGGTTGTAGCTGTAGGAGAGATGGGGTTAGATTATTATTGGGATAAATCACCTAAAGAGATCCAGAAAGAGGTTTTTAGAAAACAAATAAACATAGCTAAAAAAGTTAAACTTCCGATTATCATCCACAACCGCGAGGCTACATTAGATATTGTTGAAATACTTAAAGAAGAAAATGCAAAAGAAGTAGGCGGTATTATGCATTGTTTTAGTGGTAGCACTGAAACAGCGCAAGAATGCATAAATATGAATTTTTACATATCCTTTGGAGGACCGGTTACCTTTAAAAATGCAAAAAAGCCAAAAGAGGTAGTTACTAAAATTCCATTGGATAAATTATTGATTGAGACTGACTGTCCATTTCTAACACCGCATCCACATCGTGGCCAAAGAAACGAGCCTGCATTTGTAAGACTTGTTGCAGAACAAGTTGCGGAGCTAAAAGGAATTAGTTTTGAAGAAGTTGCTCAAAAAACAACAGAAAATGCAAAAAAACTATTTCAAATAACATAA
- the rsmI gene encoding 16S rRNA (cytidine(1402)-2'-O)-methyltransferase, giving the protein MIRQQKSFNRGSKGALYLVPTPIGNLEDMTFRAIRILKEVDLIAAEDTRQTKKLLNHFEIDTPLTSYYEHNKRESGKRLIQAIEEEEKTIALVSDAGMPAISDPGYDLVVEALAKDISVIPLPGANAALTALVASGLPTDHFYFHGFLPRGKKERKEQLQSLKLLQMPIIFYEAPHRLKETLKAIQEVWGDREIVLSRELTKKFEEFIRGTVNEALQWSEQGEVRGEFCLIVGGAAEHDLTKDDNSWWSHLSVKNHVEFYIEEKGLKSKDAIKKAADDRGVPKRDVYQAYHIETDDA; this is encoded by the coding sequence GTGATCAGGCAGCAAAAAAGCTTTAATCGGGGCAGTAAGGGGGCCTTATATTTAGTACCAACTCCAATTGGCAATCTTGAAGATATGACATTTCGTGCAATTCGTATTTTAAAAGAAGTTGATCTAATTGCCGCGGAGGATACACGTCAAACAAAGAAATTACTTAACCATTTTGAAATAGACACTCCTTTAACAAGCTATTATGAACATAATAAACGTGAGAGTGGCAAGCGACTTATTCAAGCGATTGAAGAAGAAGAAAAAACAATAGCACTTGTAAGTGATGCGGGGATGCCTGCTATATCTGATCCAGGCTATGATTTGGTTGTTGAAGCATTAGCAAAAGATATATCTGTCATTCCTTTACCTGGTGCTAATGCAGCGTTAACAGCACTTGTTGCCTCTGGTCTGCCTACGGATCATTTTTACTTTCATGGTTTTTTACCTCGTGGAAAAAAAGAGAGGAAAGAGCAGCTCCAAAGTTTAAAATTACTGCAGATGCCCATTATTTTTTACGAAGCACCTCATCGATTGAAAGAAACATTAAAAGCAATTCAAGAAGTATGGGGTGATAGAGAAATTGTTCTATCAAGAGAACTCACCAAAAAATTTGAGGAATTTATACGTGGTACAGTAAACGAAGCATTACAATGGTCTGAGCAAGGTGAAGTAAGAGGTGAATTTTGTTTAATTGTAGGAGGTGCAGCTGAGCATGATCTTACAAAAGATGACAATAGTTGGTGGAGCCATTTATCGGTAAAAAACCATGTCGAATTTTATATAGAAGAAAAGGGGCTTAAATCTAAGGATGCTATTAAAAAAGCAGCGGATGATCGTGGCGTACCAAAAAGGGATGTATACCAAGCTTATCATATAGAAACGGACGATGCGTGA
- the metG gene encoding methionine--tRNA ligase has product MSDKKTFYLTTPIYYPSDKLHIGHAYTTVAGDAMARYKRLRGYDVMYLTGTDEHGQKIQRKAEEKGVTPQQFVDGIVEGIKDLWNKLDISYDDFIRTTEDRHKQIVQQIFAKLLEQGDIYLDQYEGWYCTPCESFYVDRQLEEGNCPDCNRPVEKVKEESYFFKMSKYVDRLLQYYEENPEFIQPESRKNEMINNFIKPGLEDLAVSRTTFDWGIKVPGDPKHVIYVWIDALSNYITALGYGTNNDKNYQTYWPADVHLVGKEIVRFHTIYWPIMLMALDLPLPKKVFAHGWLLMKDGKMSKSKGNVIDPVTLIDQYGLDALRYYLLREVPFGSDGVFTPEGFVDRINFDLANDLGNLLNRTVAMINKYFDGDIPSYPGQATDFDGNLEIVTKETVKKVETAMEKMEFSVALTAIWQLVSRTNKYIDETQPWVLAKDDAQKNQLASAMYHLAETLRHISIMLQPFLTRAPKKMWEQLGINGEQLTNWDSLYEFGLIPGGTKVQKGDPIFPRLEVEKEIERIKIQMQNPAQKKAGETSVDNQESKVVEQAEEITIDDFMKVELRVAQIIQAENVKKADKLLKLQLDLGFEKRQVVSGIAEYYTPEELTGQKVICVTNLKPVKLRGELSQGMILAGKEDGRLKLASIDSSIPNGTKIK; this is encoded by the coding sequence ATGAGTGATAAAAAAACTTTTTATCTTACAACACCAATTTATTATCCTAGTGACAAGTTACATATTGGACATGCTTATACTACTGTAGCTGGCGATGCAATGGCTCGTTATAAAAGATTACGCGGTTATGACGTAATGTATTTGACAGGAACTGATGAGCATGGACAAAAAATTCAAAGAAAAGCAGAAGAAAAGGGAGTAACTCCACAACAATTTGTCGATGGCATTGTTGAAGGCATTAAGGATCTATGGAATAAACTTGATATATCCTATGATGATTTCATTCGGACTACAGAGGATCGACATAAACAAATAGTTCAACAAATTTTTGCGAAGCTTTTAGAGCAGGGTGATATATATTTAGATCAATATGAGGGCTGGTATTGTACACCTTGTGAATCATTTTATGTAGATCGTCAATTAGAAGAAGGCAATTGCCCGGATTGTAACCGTCCTGTTGAAAAGGTAAAGGAAGAATCATATTTCTTTAAAATGAGTAAATATGTGGATCGCTTACTGCAATATTATGAGGAAAATCCGGAGTTTATCCAACCGGAATCCCGCAAAAACGAGATGATTAATAACTTTATTAAACCAGGACTAGAGGATTTAGCTGTATCACGTACGACATTTGATTGGGGAATTAAAGTCCCTGGTGATCCTAAACATGTCATTTACGTTTGGATTGATGCTTTATCTAACTATATAACAGCACTTGGCTATGGAACAAATAATGATAAGAACTATCAAACATATTGGCCTGCAGATGTTCATTTAGTTGGAAAAGAAATTGTTCGTTTCCACACTATTTATTGGCCTATTATGCTAATGGCTTTAGATTTACCACTGCCAAAAAAGGTATTTGCACATGGTTGGCTACTTATGAAAGATGGAAAGATGTCGAAATCCAAAGGAAATGTCATTGATCCAGTTACTTTAATTGATCAATATGGATTAGATGCACTTCGCTATTATCTATTACGTGAAGTGCCATTTGGCTCAGACGGGGTATTTACACCTGAAGGTTTTGTAGATCGAATAAATTTCGATTTAGCCAATGACCTTGGAAACCTACTAAATCGTACTGTTGCGATGATCAATAAGTATTTTGATGGTGATATTCCAAGTTATCCTGGTCAGGCTACAGACTTTGATGGTAATTTAGAGATTGTTACTAAAGAGACCGTTAAAAAAGTGGAGACAGCAATGGAAAAGATGGAGTTCTCTGTTGCTTTAACAGCTATATGGCAGCTTGTTAGCAGAACGAATAAATATATTGATGAAACACAACCATGGGTGCTTGCTAAAGACGATGCTCAAAAAAATCAGTTAGCATCTGCCATGTACCATTTAGCAGAAACTTTACGACATATTTCGATCATGTTACAACCATTCTTGACAAGGGCGCCTAAGAAAATGTGGGAACAACTCGGCATAAATGGTGAACAGCTTACAAATTGGGATAGTTTATATGAATTTGGCTTAATTCCTGGGGGAACAAAGGTCCAAAAGGGCGACCCAATCTTCCCACGTCTTGAAGTTGAAAAGGAAATTGAGAGAATTAAAATACAAATGCAGAATCCTGCTCAGAAGAAGGCAGGGGAAACTTCTGTAGATAATCAGGAATCAAAAGTGGTCGAACAAGCTGAGGAAATCACTATTGATGATTTTATGAAGGTGGAACTAAGGGTTGCTCAAATTATTCAAGCTGAAAATGTAAAAAAAGCGGATAAGCTATTAAAGCTCCAATTAGATTTAGGTTTCGAAAAACGTCAGGTTGTGTCTGGAATTGCAGAATATTACACACCTGAAGAACTTACAGGCCAAAAGGTTATTTGTGTCACTAACCTTAAGCCAGTCAAGTTGAGAGGGGAATTATCCCAAGGTATGATTTTAGCTGGAAAAGAGGATGGAAGACTAAAGTTAGCAAGTATTGATTCCTCTATTCCAAATGGTACGAAAATTAAATAA
- the holB gene encoding DNA polymerase III subunit delta' produces the protein MVSWRELSKTQPNVVKMLTNSISKDRIAHAYLFEGGRGTGKKDIGKQFAKSFFCNQLENVEPCNVCTNCRRIDSGNHPDVHILSPDGLSLKKEQIKDLQKEFSKKSVETKGKVYIVEHADKMTTQAANSLLKFLEEPSQQTVAILLTEQVQQMLPTILSRCQILNFKPLTPELLLEKLIEENAPEHLARIVASLTNNITEALTIISDDWFAQARSIVIKLNEVLLKRGNHVLLFLHEQWLSHFKEKEQLSMGLDLLLVWIKDILNIQIGEEKNIVFIDQKELLEAQSLRLSQMQITQQLAAVLDSKRRLNANVNPSLLMEQLAIKLQEG, from the coding sequence GTGGTATCTTGGAGGGAGTTATCAAAAACACAGCCTAACGTTGTTAAAATGCTGACAAATAGTATAAGTAAAGATCGAATCGCACATGCTTATTTATTTGAAGGTGGCCGGGGTACGGGCAAGAAGGATATCGGCAAGCAATTTGCCAAAAGTTTTTTTTGCAATCAACTAGAAAATGTTGAACCATGTAATGTTTGTACGAATTGTCGAAGAATAGACTCTGGAAATCACCCAGATGTTCATATATTATCTCCAGATGGCCTTTCACTGAAAAAGGAACAAATTAAAGATTTACAAAAAGAATTTTCAAAAAAAAGTGTAGAGACGAAAGGGAAAGTATATATTGTAGAGCATGCTGATAAAATGACAACGCAAGCAGCGAATAGCTTGCTGAAATTTCTGGAAGAACCGAGCCAGCAGACAGTTGCAATTTTGTTAACTGAACAGGTACAGCAAATGCTGCCAACAATTTTATCCAGGTGCCAAATATTAAATTTTAAGCCGTTAACTCCTGAACTATTATTGGAAAAGTTAATAGAAGAGAATGCCCCAGAACATTTAGCGAGAATTGTTGCCTCTCTTACCAATAATATTACTGAAGCATTGACGATTATTTCCGATGATTGGTTTGCACAAGCCCGAAGTATAGTGATAAAATTAAATGAGGTTCTTCTAAAACGGGGCAACCACGTATTACTATTTTTACATGAGCAGTGGCTTTCTCATTTTAAAGAGAAAGAACAACTCAGTATGGGACTAGATTTATTACTAGTATGGATAAAAGATATACTAAATATCCAGATTGGTGAAGAAAAGAATATAGTTTTTATAGATCAGAAGGAATTACTTGAGGCGCAGTCTTTACGATTATCTCAGATGCAGATTACACAGCAGTTAGCTGCTGTTTTAGATTCGAAAAGACGACTGAATGCTAATGTAAATCCTTCACTATTAATGGAGCAACTAGCAATAAAGTTGCAGGAGGGATAA
- a CDS encoding PSP1 domain-containing protein — protein MYEVVGVRFKKAGKIYYFDPGDFKIPEGTYVIVETVRGIEFGKVVITHKKVDENDIVLPLKKVIRLADEKDILTVNENRKEAKEAYELCTAKVTEHALDMKLVDVEYTFDRNKIIFYFTADGRVDFRELVKDLASIFRTRIELRQIGVRDEAKMLGGIGPCGRMLCCSTFLGDFDPVSIKMAKDQNLSLNPAKISGLCGRLMCCLKYENDDYETAKAELPDLGEPIVTPQGNGTVVGLNILERVVQIEIQELERVVEYTIDELIEKGTVSF, from the coding sequence TTGTATGAAGTAGTAGGAGTCCGTTTTAAAAAAGCGGGTAAAATATATTATTTTGATCCGGGAGATTTTAAAATTCCTGAGGGAACCTATGTCATAGTAGAAACGGTTCGCGGCATTGAGTTCGGAAAGGTAGTTATTACACATAAAAAGGTGGACGAAAATGATATTGTTCTTCCTCTTAAGAAAGTGATTCGACTTGCGGATGAAAAGGATATTCTTACTGTTAATGAAAACAGGAAAGAAGCAAAAGAAGCGTATGAGTTATGCACTGCAAAGGTTACAGAGCATGCTTTAGATATGAAACTTGTTGATGTAGAATATACCTTTGATCGCAATAAAATTATTTTTTATTTTACGGCCGATGGGCGTGTTGATTTTCGTGAACTAGTAAAAGATTTAGCATCCATTTTTAGGACGAGAATTGAACTTAGACAAATTGGCGTTCGCGATGAAGCTAAGATGCTAGGTGGAATTGGGCCATGTGGAAGAATGCTCTGTTGCTCTACTTTTCTAGGTGACTTTGATCCTGTATCAATAAAGATGGCAAAGGATCAAAACTTATCACTAAATCCAGCCAAAATTTCTGGATTATGCGGACGACTAATGTGCTGCCTAAAATATGAGAACGATGATTACGAGACTGCAAAAGCAGAGCTACCGGATTTAGGAGAACCAATTGTAACACCACAAGGCAACGGAACGGTTGTTGGATTGAATATTTTAGAACGTGTTGTTCAGATTGAAATCCAAGAGTTAGAGCGGGTAGTTGAATACACGATTGATGAGTTAATAGAAAAAGGTACCGTGTCATTTTAG
- a CDS encoding GIY-YIG nuclease family protein, translating to MENNKHYIYILECNDGTYYTGYTNNLEKRLDKHQSGKGAKYTRGRIPVKLIYSRSFNSKTAAMQEEYRIKQLTRHQKEQYVNLNNDKEENVL from the coding sequence ATGGAAAATAATAAGCATTATATTTACATATTAGAGTGCAATGATGGAACGTATTACACTGGTTATACAAATAACTTAGAAAAAAGATTAGACAAACACCAATCAGGTAAGGGCGCAAAGTATACAAGGGGACGGATACCCGTTAAGTTGATTTATTCCCGCTCATTCAATTCTAAGACAGCAGCAATGCAAGAAGAATATCGCATTAAACAATTAACGAGACATCAAAAGGAACAATACGTCAACTTGAATAATGATAAAGAGGAGAATGTTTTGTGA
- a CDS encoding G5 and 3D domain-containing protein, which translates to MLKSGKQKAIFASILVIFLIGILAYEGTKQPITVVLNGEEEHVRTHANTVKQLLAELDVNVIEEDRVDPSLDAALTNIAKVTWDPAHPIQLSQNGEIKTIWSTAKTVGEFVKEQQIVLGEHDKISPSIDTELNQTTEIIVEAAFPVVLKTAKEEKEVWTTSTTVADLLKQQEITLSGLDRVEPESNSQVTENMIINVVRVEKVTDVVEVPIDYAVVTRKDTSLTTGTEKVIEKGQKGLEEHRYEVILENGVEVSRTLIGKEKVRDSKDKVVAVGVKPAQPQIARSSDVISTKEFYVTSTAYTAYCNGCSGITATGINLRKNPDQKVIAVDPNVIPLGTKVWVEGYGHAIAGDTGGAIKGHKIDLFIPDSDTVRKYGRKKVLIKLLE; encoded by the coding sequence GTGCTAAAATCTGGAAAACAAAAAGCCATCTTTGCAAGCATTCTAGTAATCTTTCTGATTGGGATACTTGCTTATGAAGGCACAAAGCAGCCAATCACGGTTGTGCTAAACGGGGAAGAAGAACATGTTCGAACCCACGCCAACACAGTGAAACAATTATTGGCTGAACTAGATGTGAATGTTATCGAAGAAGATAGGGTAGACCCGTCTCTGGATGCAGCATTAACTAACATAGCTAAAGTAACTTGGGATCCAGCTCATCCAATACAGTTAAGCCAAAATGGAGAAATAAAGACGATATGGTCAACTGCCAAAACAGTTGGGGAATTTGTGAAAGAGCAGCAAATTGTCTTAGGTGAGCATGATAAAATTAGTCCCAGTATAGATACAGAGCTTAATCAAACTACCGAAATTATCGTAGAAGCTGCTTTCCCTGTAGTACTAAAAACTGCGAAAGAGGAAAAAGAAGTTTGGACGACTTCGACTACTGTCGCTGACCTTTTGAAGCAACAAGAAATTACACTAAGCGGACTTGATCGAGTGGAACCAGAATCTAACAGTCAAGTCACAGAAAATATGATAATAAATGTTGTCCGCGTAGAAAAGGTCACCGATGTTGTGGAAGTTCCGATTGATTATGCTGTTGTTACACGAAAAGATACATCTTTAACTACAGGAACTGAAAAAGTCATTGAAAAAGGACAAAAGGGTCTTGAAGAGCACCGTTATGAGGTTATTCTTGAAAATGGAGTTGAAGTTTCAAGAACATTAATTGGCAAAGAAAAGGTAAGAGATAGCAAGGACAAAGTGGTCGCTGTAGGGGTTAAGCCTGCTCAACCACAAATTGCACGTAGTTCAGACGTTATTTCAACCAAAGAATTTTATGTAACATCAACAGCCTATACTGCTTATTGTAATGGTTGTTCAGGTATAACAGCTACAGGAATTAATCTTAGGAAAAATCCTGATCAAAAAGTTATAGCTGTTGACCCGAATGTGATACCGTTGGGGACAAAAGTATGGGTTGAAGGATACGGACATGCTATCGCTGGCGATACTGGTGGTGCTATTAAAGGCCATAAAATAGATTTATTTATTCCTGATTCCGACACTGTTAGAAAATATGGGAGGAAGAAGGTACTAATTAAGTTATTAGAGTGA
- a CDS encoding tRNA1(Val) (adenine(37)-N6)-methyltransferase — protein sequence MELREDERLDYLLDERMRIVQSPSVFAFSLDAVLLADFVYVPIQKGKLLDLCTGNAVIPLLLSERTKGTILGVEIQERLFDMALRSIAVNNLDDRISVMHGDLKDMPLQLGHNQFDVVTCNPPYFPTPSKEEYNENPHLAIARHEIYCTLEDVVRVCSQLVRQGGKVAFVHRPGRLVDIITLMRTYKIEPKRLRFVYPKVGKEANTLLIEGIKHGKPDLKILPPLYVYNEDNQYTEEMHQILYGK from the coding sequence ATTGAATTAAGAGAAGATGAACGTTTGGATTATTTACTAGATGAGAGAATGAGAATTGTTCAAAGTCCATCAGTTTTTGCATTTTCACTAGATGCAGTTTTGTTAGCGGATTTTGTATACGTACCAATTCAAAAGGGAAAACTGCTTGACCTTTGTACAGGAAATGCAGTAATTCCTTTACTTTTAAGCGAGCGAACAAAAGGAACAATATTGGGTGTTGAAATACAAGAGCGTCTTTTTGATATGGCACTCCGAAGTATTGCAGTCAATAATCTAGACGATAGGATATCAGTTATGCATGGTGATCTTAAGGATATGCCGTTGCAATTAGGGCATAATCAGTTTGATGTTGTTACATGCAATCCACCTTATTTTCCAACTCCAAGTAAAGAGGAATATAATGAAAACCCTCATTTAGCTATTGCACGTCATGAAATATACTGTACCCTAGAAGATGTTGTTCGGGTATGTAGTCAGTTAGTTCGCCAAGGTGGGAAAGTTGCATTTGTGCATCGCCCAGGACGCCTTGTTGATATTATTACGTTAATGCGAACATATAAAATTGAACCGAAACGGCTAAGGTTTGTGTATCCTAAGGTTGGCAAAGAGGCGAACACTTTATTAATTGAAGGAATAAAGCACGGCAAACCTGATTTAAAAATTTTACCCCCTTTATATGTGTATAATGAAGATAATCAGTACACAGAGGAGATGCATCAAATTTTGTATGGAAAATAA
- a CDS encoding AbrB/MazE/SpoVT family DNA-binding domain-containing protein has translation MKSTGIVRKVDELGRVVIPIELRRTLGIAEKDALEIYVDDDRIVLKKYKPNMTCNVTGEVSDDNFALVNGKIVLSREGAEMLLKELQENLSVAK, from the coding sequence ATGAAATCTACTGGTATTGTACGTAAAGTTGATGAATTAGGTCGTGTAGTAATCCCTATCGAATTACGCCGTACGCTAGGCATCGCTGAAAAAGATGCTCTTGAAATTTACGTTGATGATGATCGTATCGTTTTAAAAAAATACAAGCCTAATATGACTTGCAACGTAACCGGAGAAGTTTCAGACGATAACTTTGCACTTGTTAACGGAAAAATTGTATTAAGCCGTGAAGGTGCAGAAATGCTATTAAAAGAACTTCAAGAAAATTTAAGTGTAGCTAAGTAA
- the tmk gene encoding dTMP kinase, producing the protein MKKGYFITFEGPEGAGKSTIISLINKHLEQKGMATTLTREPGGIEIAEKIRSVILDKNHTVMDGRTEALLYAAARRQHLVEKIIPSLNNGKVVLCDRFIDSSLAYQGFARGLGMEEVYSINKFAIDEYMPDLTIYLDVSPQVGIDRINKDVNREINRIDLETIDFHNRVREGYMRLVKKYKNRIILINAEQNQSSVLTEVTKLIDAKLN; encoded by the coding sequence TTGAAAAAAGGCTATTTTATTACATTTGAAGGCCCAGAGGGGGCTGGAAAGTCTACAATCATATCGTTAATAAACAAACACCTCGAGCAAAAAGGAATGGCAACAACATTAACTAGGGAACCTGGCGGAATAGAGATTGCTGAAAAAATCCGATCGGTTATTCTAGACAAAAACCATACCGTAATGGATGGCCGCACGGAAGCATTACTTTATGCTGCAGCAAGAAGACAACATCTTGTTGAGAAAATAATACCTTCCTTAAATAATGGGAAAGTTGTACTTTGTGATCGATTTATAGATAGTAGTTTAGCCTACCAAGGCTTCGCAAGAGGATTAGGTATGGAGGAAGTGTATTCTATTAATAAGTTTGCAATTGATGAATATATGCCTGATTTAACCATCTATTTAGATGTTAGTCCACAGGTAGGTATAGATCGAATAAATAAAGATGTCAATCGGGAAATTAACAGAATTGACCTAGAAACAATTGATTTTCATAATAGAGTCCGTGAAGGGTATATGAGACTCGTAAAAAAGTATAAAAATCGTATTATTTTAATTAATGCTGAACAGAATCAATCAAGCGTTTTGACAGAAGTAACAAAGCTAATCGATGCAAAGTTAAATTAA
- the rsmA gene encoding 16S rRNA (adenine(1518)-N(6)/adenine(1519)-N(6))-dimethyltransferase RsmA — translation MNKDIATPVRTKAILEKYGFSFKKSLGQNFLIDTNILNRIVDFAELTEESGAIEIGPGIGALTEQIAKRSKKVVAFEIDQRLLPILKDTLESYPHVKIIHEDILKADVKKVVSEEFEVNQDLMVVANLPYYVTTPIIMKLLSEDLPLRGIVVMLQKEVADRIAAQPGTKDYGSLSIAIQYYTKAKTVMTVPKTVFIPQPNVDSAVIRLTKREKPAVAVKDEELFFNVVRASFAQRRKTIFNNLTSYFSKDMDKKEVESALLAANIDPKRRGETLTIEEFGALSDQLYLHVETK, via the coding sequence ATGAATAAAGATATTGCTACGCCGGTGAGAACGAAGGCTATCTTAGAGAAATATGGATTTTCTTTCAAGAAAAGCTTAGGGCAAAATTTCTTAATTGATACAAATATTTTAAATAGGATAGTTGATTTTGCAGAGTTAACAGAAGAGAGCGGTGCAATTGAGATTGGTCCAGGCATCGGCGCTTTAACCGAGCAGATCGCTAAACGTTCAAAAAAAGTCGTTGCGTTTGAAATCGACCAACGACTGCTCCCTATTTTAAAAGACACACTTGAGTCATATCCACATGTCAAAATTATTCACGAAGATATTTTAAAAGCAGATGTTAAAAAAGTAGTAAGTGAAGAGTTCGAAGTAAACCAAGATTTAATGGTTGTAGCTAATTTACCTTACTATGTGACGACACCAATTATTATGAAGCTGCTGTCTGAGGACTTACCACTTCGAGGGATTGTTGTAATGCTCCAAAAAGAAGTGGCAGACAGAATAGCAGCGCAGCCGGGGACTAAAGACTACGGTTCATTATCTATTGCCATACAATACTATACAAAAGCTAAAACAGTGATGACGGTACCTAAAACTGTATTTATACCACAACCTAATGTAGACTCCGCCGTAATTAGGTTAACAAAACGTGAAAAACCAGCAGTTGCTGTCAAAGATGAGGAGCTTTTCTTCAACGTAGTCCGTGCAAGCTTTGCTCAGCGTAGAAAAACAATATTTAATAATTTAACAAGCTATTTTAGTAAAGATATGGATAAGAAAGAGGTTGAATCGGCTTTATTAGCTGCAAATATTGATCCAAAAAGACGTGGTGAAACATTAACAATTGAAGAATTTGGTGCTTTAAGTGACCAATTATATTTGCATGTTGAAACTAAATGA
- the rnmV gene encoding ribonuclease M5 — protein MEKIKEIIVVEGKDDTVTVKRAVQADTIETNGSEISESTIEQIRLAQQRRGVIIFTDPDYPGERIRKIIAEKVPGCKHAFLPKHEAIPRNGKGLGVEHASVEAIRKALNEVKQEMIHIAEEITKDDLIEAGLIGDGRSKERREKLGAILKIGYTNGKQLHKRLNMFQIQKNDFQKAVLQVLQEEDNE, from the coding sequence ATGGAGAAGATAAAAGAAATTATTGTTGTTGAAGGAAAAGATGATACAGTTACTGTAAAAAGAGCGGTTCAGGCTGATACAATCGAAACAAATGGTTCAGAAATTAGTGAATCAACAATTGAACAAATAAGGCTTGCACAACAGCGCAGGGGGGTCATTATTTTTACAGATCCTGATTATCCTGGTGAAAGGATCAGGAAAATTATCGCTGAAAAGGTACCGGGATGTAAACATGCCTTTCTACCGAAACACGAAGCAATACCAAGAAACGGCAAAGGGCTAGGAGTTGAACATGCATCGGTAGAAGCGATCCGAAAAGCGCTTAATGAAGTGAAACAAGAAATGATACATATAGCTGAGGAAATAACGAAGGATGACCTTATTGAAGCGGGATTAATTGGTGATGGGCGATCTAAGGAAAGAAGAGAAAAATTGGGCGCTATATTAAAAATCGGCTACACTAATGGTAAGCAACTTCATAAGAGGTTAAATATGTTCCAAATACAAAAAAACGATTTTCAAAAAGCAGTACTTCAAGTGCTACAGGAGGAAGATAATGAATAA
- the yabA gene encoding DNA replication initiation control protein YabA — MEKKQLFDQAINMEEQIGELYKQLVEFKAHLAELLEENHQLKMENHHLRQRLEKEEELPPRKNTHQKTTKKEKSNVDVGEGYDNLARLYQEGFHICNVHYGSLRTDGDCLFCLSFLNKK; from the coding sequence GTGGAAAAAAAGCAATTATTTGATCAAGCTATTAATATGGAAGAACAAATAGGCGAATTGTATAAACAATTGGTTGAATTCAAAGCTCATTTAGCCGAGCTATTAGAAGAAAATCACCAATTAAAGATGGAAAACCATCACTTAAGACAACGGTTAGAAAAAGAAGAAGAGTTGCCACCAAGAAAAAACACTCATCAAAAGACTACAAAGAAAGAAAAGTCAAATGTGGATGTAGGTGAAGGGTATGATAACCTTGCCCGACTTTACCAAGAAGGTTTCCATATTTGTAATGTACATTATGGTAGTTTACGGACAGATGGAGATTGCTTATTCTGCTTATCTTTTTTAAATAAGAAATAA